In the genome of Fusobacterium necrogenes, one region contains:
- a CDS encoding LpxI family protein produces the protein MKKIGIIVGNGKLPIYFLKEAEKQNIDVFPLGLFDTIDDRIKAHKNFVSFNIGEVGSIVKYFLLNDIDEIVMLGKVEKDIIFKDIKLDRFGEELLKRLPDRKDETLLFAVIGFFRLNGIKVLPQNHLLENFMFRDECYTKIVPSDEDRKTIKIGIEAAKALSEVDAGQTVVCKDSSVVALEGIEGTDKTIKRAGELAGSGCIIVKMSRPQQDMRVDIPAVGIETIKRAIEIGARGIVGEAGRMLFLNRDEAIRLAEENSLFILGIKV, from the coding sequence ATGAAAAAAATTGGAATAATAGTTGGCAATGGGAAATTACCTATCTATTTTCTTAAAGAGGCTGAAAAACAGAATATTGATGTTTTTCCCCTAGGGCTATTTGATACCATAGATGATAGAATAAAGGCTCATAAAAATTTTGTGTCTTTTAATATTGGAGAAGTGGGAAGTATTGTAAAGTACTTCCTACTAAATGATATTGATGAGATAGTTATGTTGGGGAAAGTTGAAAAAGATATAATATTTAAAGATATAAAATTAGATAGATTTGGAGAGGAACTTCTGAAGAGATTGCCAGATAGAAAAGATGAAACTCTCCTTTTTGCAGTTATAGGATTTTTTAGATTAAATGGAATAAAGGTGTTACCTCAAAATCATCTTTTGGAAAACTTTATGTTTAGAGATGAGTGTTATACTAAGATAGTACCTAGTGATGAGGATAGAAAAACCATAAAGATAGGAATAGAGGCAGCTAAGGCTCTAAGTGAAGTGGATGCTGGACAGACTGTGGTGTGTAAAGATTCATCAGTAGTGGCATTAGAGGGGATAGAGGGAACAGATAAGACAATAAAAAGAGCTGGAGAGCTAGCTGGTAGTGGGTGTATTATTGTGAAGATGTCAAGACCTCAACAGGATATGAGGGTAGATATACCAGCTGTAGGAATAGAGACAATAAAAAGGGCTATAGAGATAGGAGCTAGAGGAATTGTTGGAGAAGCAGGGAGAATGCTTTTTTTAAATAGAGATGAGGCTATAAGATTAGCAGAGGAAAACTCTCTATTTATCCTCGGAATAAAAGTTTGA
- the rph gene encoding ribonuclease PH, producing the protein MNKIKEMMIEVDMKNKKLREDGRDLDELRVLKATKDFNLYAEGSVLMECGNTKVICTATVSDKVPPFLKNQGKGWLTAEYSMIPRATGERNQRESAKGKLTGRTMEIQRLIGRALRTAINLEKLGERTVTIDCDVIQADGGTRTTSITGGYIALALAMKKLVTEGVLTENPIISNVAAISVGIVNGTPMLDLKYTEDSIAEVDMNIVMNGEGKFVELQGTGEEATYTRKDLNEMLDLAEKGLKKIMELQNRIIEK; encoded by the coding sequence ATGAATAAAATAAAAGAGATGATGATTGAAGTCGATATGAAAAACAAAAAACTTAGAGAAGATGGAAGAGATTTAGATGAATTAAGAGTATTAAAGGCTACTAAGGATTTTAATCTATATGCTGAAGGCTCTGTACTTATGGAATGTGGGAATACAAAGGTAATATGTACAGCTACTGTAAGTGATAAAGTACCACCATTTTTAAAAAATCAAGGTAAAGGTTGGCTTACAGCTGAGTACTCTATGATACCTAGAGCTACTGGAGAGAGAAATCAAAGAGAGTCAGCTAAGGGAAAGTTAACAGGTAGAACTATGGAAATACAAAGACTTATAGGGAGAGCTCTTAGAACTGCTATAAATTTAGAAAAATTAGGAGAAAGAACCGTAACTATCGACTGTGATGTAATACAAGCTGATGGAGGGACAAGAACTACTTCTATTACCGGAGGATATATAGCTCTAGCTCTTGCTATGAAAAAACTTGTAACAGAGGGAGTGTTAACAGAAAATCCTATCATCTCTAATGTGGCAGCTATTAGTGTGGGTATTGTAAATGGAACACCTATGTTAGATCTTAAGTATACAGAAGATTCGATAGCAGAGGTAGATATGAATATTGTTATGAATGGAGAAGGAAAATTTGTAGAGTTACAAGGTACTGGAGAAGAGGCTACCTATACTAGAAAAGATTTAAATGAGATGTTAGATTTAGCTGAAAAAGGATTAAAGAAGATAATGGAGTTACAAAACAGAATAATAGAAAAATAG
- a CDS encoding XTP/dITP diphosphatase yields the protein MKIFLATGNKHKIDEIKAIFANVKDVEILSIKDGIDIPEVVEDGDTFEANSAKKALEIAKFTGMITIADDSGLCVDALGGAPGVYSARYSGENATDESNNAKLMEVMKDEKNRKCHFVSVITLGKPDGRAYSFRGEIEGELLYEPKGKDGFGYDPYFYVTEYGKSLAEIPKIKNKISHRANALKKLAKELSKILVD from the coding sequence ATGAAAATATTTTTAGCTACTGGAAATAAACATAAAATAGATGAGATAAAAGCAATATTTGCCAACGTAAAAGATGTGGAGATACTATCTATAAAAGATGGTATAGATATACCTGAGGTAGTAGAAGATGGGGATACTTTTGAGGCAAATTCTGCAAAAAAAGCTTTGGAGATAGCAAAGTTTACAGGGATGATAACTATTGCTGATGATTCTGGACTTTGTGTAGATGCACTAGGGGGAGCACCTGGAGTGTACTCAGCTAGATATTCTGGCGAGAATGCTACTGATGAATCAAATAATGCTAAGCTTATGGAAGTAATGAAAGATGAAAAAAATAGAAAGTGTCACTTTGTAAGTGTAATAACTCTTGGGAAACCTGACGGAAGAGCTTACTCTTTTAGAGGGGAGATAGAGGGAGAGTTACTATATGAACCAAAGGGAAAAGATGGTTTTGGATATGACCCTTACTTCTATGTAACTGAGTATGGAAAATCTTTAGCTGAGATACCAAAGATAAAAAATAAGATTAGTCATAGAGCTAATGCTTTGAAAAAATTAGCAAAAGAGTTAAGTAAAATACTTGTAGATTAA
- the lpxB gene encoding lipid-A-disaccharide synthase, giving the protein MKFFVSTGEVSGDLHLSYLVKAIKKKYRDVEFYGVAGRHSRNVGVEVIQDIDELAIMGFTEVLKKYSFLKRKANEYIDFIKKENIKKVILVDYGGFNLKFLELLKQEIEDIEVYYYIPPKLWIWGEKRIKKLIKADHIMVIFPWEVDFYKKHGVDAIYYGNPFVDKYIVEKRSEEYILLLPGSRKQEIKTLLPTMLEIVKRDESRKFLLKLSSREHLKWIDEDLTKYPNLTLEFEKKLSECVKKSKMAIAASGTVTLELALMGLPTIVVYKTGFINAFIARHILKIAFVSLPNLALGREVFPELLQERCTVEEIEKYLKKIEDNKEKIQEDIKEVREKLSGRSVIENYTNFLVKGER; this is encoded by the coding sequence ATGAAATTTTTTGTATCAACTGGGGAAGTTTCTGGGGACTTACATCTTTCATATTTAGTGAAAGCTATCAAGAAAAAATATAGAGATGTAGAGTTTTATGGAGTTGCAGGTAGACATAGTAGAAATGTTGGAGTAGAGGTTATCCAAGATATAGATGAGCTTGCAATAATGGGATTTACTGAGGTGTTGAAAAAATATAGCTTTTTGAAGAGAAAAGCTAATGAGTATATAGATTTTATAAAAAAAGAGAATATAAAAAAGGTTATCCTAGTAGATTATGGAGGATTTAACCTAAAATTTTTGGAGCTATTAAAGCAGGAGATAGAGGATATAGAGGTGTACTACTATATTCCACCAAAGCTTTGGATATGGGGAGAAAAGAGAATAAAAAAACTTATAAAAGCTGACCATATTATGGTAATCTTTCCTTGGGAGGTAGATTTCTATAAAAAGCACGGGGTAGATGCTATATATTATGGAAATCCTTTTGTAGATAAATACATAGTGGAAAAAAGAAGTGAGGAGTATATCCTTCTTTTACCAGGAAGTAGAAAGCAGGAGATAAAGACTCTTTTACCTACTATGTTGGAGATAGTAAAAAGAGACGAGAGTAGAAAATTTTTACTAAAGCTTTCAAGTAGAGAGCATCTAAAATGGATAGATGAGGATTTGACAAAATATCCAAATCTTACCCTTGAATTTGAGAAAAAACTTTCAGAGTGTGTAAAAAAATCTAAGATGGCTATAGCTGCCTCTGGAACTGTAACTTTGGAGCTTGCTCTTATGGGACTACCTACAATAGTGGTGTATAAGACAGGATTTATTAACGCATTTATAGCTAGACATATTTTAAAAATTGCCTTTGTTTCTCTACCAAATCTTGCTTTAGGTAGAGAGGTATTTCCAGAGCTTTTACAAGAGAGATGTACTGTAGAAGAGATAGAAAAGTATTTAAAAAAAATAGAAGATAATAAAGAAAAAATACAAGAAGACATAAAAGAGGTAAGAGAAAAACTTTCAGGAAGAAGTGTAATAGAAAATTATACAAATTTTCTGGTGAAGGGAGAAAGATGA
- the truB gene encoding tRNA pseudouridine(55) synthase TruB produces MEGIININKPSGITSFDVIRALRKILKEKRIGHTGTLDPLAEGVLVICLGRATKLVQDIEGYSKIYTAGFQLGYRTDTYDIEGKIIEESEKKNATRDELDGVLKKFTGNIKQIPPMYSALKIDGQKLYNLARKGIEIERKARDIYIDFIEVLEFDGIRGRIRCNVSKGTYIRSLIDDIGKELGSLAIMSSLIREKVGNSSISEAFTLEEIERLYSKGNVSFLQSVENFFDYPKLEIEEERNLTLFLNGNTIRYKSSDGRYRAYYKNKFLGLANVNNNLLKGYKYF; encoded by the coding sequence TTGGAAGGAATAATCAATATAAATAAGCCTAGTGGAATTACATCTTTTGATGTGATAAGAGCATTGAGAAAAATATTAAAAGAAAAAAGGATAGGGCATACAGGAACTCTAGATCCGTTAGCTGAAGGAGTCTTAGTAATTTGTTTAGGAAGAGCTACTAAACTTGTTCAAGATATAGAGGGATATTCTAAGATATATACCGCAGGATTTCAGTTAGGATATAGAACTGATACTTATGATATAGAGGGAAAAATCATAGAGGAGTCAGAGAAGAAAAATGCTACTAGAGATGAATTGGATGGAGTTTTAAAAAAGTTTACAGGGAATATAAAACAAATACCTCCTATGTATTCAGCACTTAAAATAGATGGACAAAAGCTCTATAATTTAGCAAGAAAAGGTATAGAAATAGAAAGAAAGGCTAGGGATATATATATTGATTTCATTGAAGTTTTAGAGTTTGATGGAATAAGGGGAAGAATTAGATGTAATGTTTCTAAAGGAACATATATTCGATCTCTAATAGATGATATAGGGAAAGAGTTAGGAAGTTTAGCTATAATGAGTTCATTAATTAGAGAAAAAGTTGGGAATTCTAGTATAAGTGAAGCTTTTACTCTTGAAGAGATAGAAAGATTATATAGTAAAGGAAATGTTAGTTTCCTTCAAAGTGTAGAAAATTTTTTTGATTATCCTAAATTAGAAATTGAAGAAGAAAGAAATCTAACTCTATTTTTAAATGGAAATACCATCAGATATAAAAGTTCAGATGGTAGATATAGAGCTTATTATAAAAATAAATTTTTAGGTTTAGCAAACGTAAATAATAATTTATTAAAAGGGTATAAATATTTTTAG
- a CDS encoding CAP domain-containing protein — protein sequence MKKILIAGILFFVTILSINAVSYQEIILKKVNIARREKGLKPLKINEELNKIAIVKAKDMAKDEKLSHNSKKFGMTFNLIKKEGIRYSAAAENIARWHDTPEFVAKRWLNSKGHRKNILNPDYDETGIGLAKDKNGKNYWVQLFIKKKK from the coding sequence ATGAAAAAAATTTTAATAGCAGGGATATTATTTTTTGTGACTATTTTATCTATAAATGCAGTGAGTTATCAGGAGATAATTTTAAAAAAAGTTAATATTGCAAGAAGAGAAAAAGGATTAAAGCCACTTAAAATAAATGAAGAGTTAAATAAAATAGCAATAGTAAAAGCTAAAGATATGGCTAAAGACGAGAAGCTTTCTCATAATAGTAAAAAATTTGGAATGACATTTAATTTGATAAAAAAAGAGGGAATAAGATATAGTGCTGCTGCTGAAAATATAGCTAGATGGCACGATACTCCAGAGTTCGTAGCAAAAAGATGGCTAAATTCAAAGGGACATAGAAAAAATATATTAAATCCAGATTATGATGAGACAGGAATAGGACTCGCTAAAGACAAGAATGGAAAAAATTATTGGGTACAGCTTTTTATTAAAAAGAAAAAATAA
- a CDS encoding putative glycoside hydrolase — MKENKIIVGIIGVISLYIVTITTTAGVTKEIGKKVVVIEKKEEKNILKENEQKEQILPLKEVKIPEKKVEKIYAYTINYKTPIYLEPDGKDQKDSLKKAIRVEILEDKVVEIPKEVKVKKDDGSYEVKTTIEKSFWKKVRYGKNNEIREGWLRTGSLTEDIHKVIPENLKNIDFTPIPKKEYANNPRVDVKGIYLTVNTAASMKRMDELIALAKRTGINAFVIDVKEDFGKMLFKTEAELKYIGKNDKKYPINDIQSFMKKLKDNNIYTIARIVSFKDPTYAAKHPDKAIIKKATGKPFTNSDGVIWVSPHDRYLWEYNIAVAKEAAQAGFNEIQFDYVRFPASNGGKLDKELDYRDTTGESKPETIQKYLRYAKKELEPLEVYVSADIYGQVPSSNDDMGLGQHWEVISNEVDIISPMAYPSHYGRGVYGISVPDAEPYKTIYYTILDGINRNYNIEYPSQIRPWLQAFTAKWVKGHILYGKEEIEAQIKALNDLGIKQYMLWNPSNRYGIVEK; from the coding sequence ATGAAAGAGAATAAGATTATAGTAGGTATTATAGGAGTAATATCGCTATATATAGTTACAATTACAACTACTGCTGGAGTGACAAAGGAAATTGGGAAAAAAGTAGTAGTTATAGAAAAAAAAGAGGAGAAGAATATTTTAAAAGAGAATGAACAAAAGGAGCAGATTTTACCATTAAAAGAAGTAAAAATACCGGAAAAAAAAGTTGAAAAAATATATGCTTATACAATAAATTATAAAACCCCTATATATTTAGAGCCAGATGGTAAAGATCAAAAAGATAGTTTGAAAAAAGCTATTAGGGTAGAGATTCTAGAAGATAAGGTAGTAGAGATTCCAAAGGAGGTAAAAGTAAAAAAAGATGACGGAAGTTATGAGGTAAAAACTACTATTGAAAAAAGCTTTTGGAAAAAAGTAAGATATGGAAAAAATAATGAAATAAGAGAAGGATGGCTTAGAACGGGAAGTTTAACTGAAGATATCCATAAAGTTATCCCAGAAAATTTGAAGAATATAGATTTTACTCCGATTCCTAAAAAAGAATATGCCAATAATCCTAGAGTTGATGTCAAGGGAATATATTTAACTGTAAATACAGCTGCATCAATGAAAAGAATGGATGAATTAATAGCACTTGCTAAAAGAACAGGAATAAATGCTTTTGTAATAGATGTAAAAGAAGATTTTGGAAAAATGCTATTTAAAACAGAGGCAGAGTTAAAGTATATAGGAAAAAATGATAAAAAATATCCTATAAATGATATACAATCTTTTATGAAAAAATTAAAAGATAATAACATATATACAATAGCTAGAATAGTATCGTTTAAAGATCCTACTTATGCAGCAAAACATCCAGATAAAGCTATTATAAAAAAAGCTACTGGGAAACCTTTTACAAATAGTGATGGAGTAATATGGGTGTCTCCTCATGATAGATATTTGTGGGAATATAACATAGCTGTAGCAAAGGAAGCTGCTCAAGCTGGATTTAATGAAATACAATTTGATTATGTGAGATTTCCAGCTTCAAATGGTGGAAAGCTTGATAAAGAATTAGATTATAGAGATACTACAGGGGAATCAAAACCAGAAACTATACAAAAATATTTAAGATATGCTAAAAAAGAATTAGAACCACTTGAGGTTTATGTATCAGCAGATATTTATGGACAAGTACCAAGTTCAAATGATGATATGGGACTTGGACAACATTGGGAAGTGATAAGTAATGAAGTAGATATAATTTCACCTATGGCATATCCTAGTCATTATGGAAGAGGGGTATATGGGATATCTGTTCCTGATGCTGAGCCATATAAAACTATTTATTATACAATTTTAGATGGAATAAATAGAAATTATAATATAGAATATCCATCACAGATTAGACCTTGGTTACAAGCTTTTACAGCTAAATGGGTAAAAGGACATATCCTTTATGGAAAAGAAGAAATAGAAGCACAGATAAAAGCTCTTAATGATTTAGGAATAAAGCAATATATGTTGTGGAATCCAAGTAATAGATATGGTATAGTTGAGAAATAA
- a CDS encoding HU family DNA-binding protein — protein MTKKEFVELFASKANLKTKVEAQKLTKIFLETLEEVFIKEENVTFIGFGKFETIERAERTYINPQTKKPMKVGVRKVAKFKPAKNLLEKMNPIVEARSSKRKKKTK, from the coding sequence ATGACAAAAAAGGAATTTGTAGAGTTATTCGCCTCTAAAGCAAATTTAAAAACAAAAGTAGAGGCTCAAAAACTAACAAAAATATTTTTAGAAACACTTGAAGAAGTCTTTATAAAAGAAGAAAATGTAACTTTTATAGGATTTGGAAAATTTGAAACTATAGAGAGAGCAGAGAGAACTTATATCAATCCACAAACTAAAAAACCTATGAAAGTAGGTGTTAGAAAAGTTGCTAAGTTTAAGCCAGCAAAAAATTTATTGGAAAAAATGAATCCAATTGTTGAAGCGAGATCAAGTAAAAGAAAGAAAAAAACAAAATAA
- a CDS encoding glycogen debranching protein, with the protein MYSVDFGLPILGATVLETGVNFGIYCKNKKNVTLNVYNFMHSIEPIFSLKLDEKFNKTGDIWHIFLKEAKEGLIYSWKIDDSPELLDPYALSYTNHKECKMKKSIVVKRAPFNERHLHIPMNETIIYEVHIKFFTQNPNSLVKFPGMYKGFIEKIPYLKDLGVTTVEFLPVYEWDEYTGRYNSHNEILENIWGYNPISFFAPTKKFSSNKELYNSDEIIELKELIKELHKNKIEVILDVVYNHTAEGGIGGFLYNFKAMNKNEFYIMEKNKENYTNYSGCGNTFNCNSVMSKDIILNSLKYWYLEIGVDGFRFDLAPILGRDVNGQWGGHSILHEIAQDPILSHSKLISESWDLGGYYVGDMPSTWSEWNGKYRDVVRKFIKGDFGQISELVKRILGSPDIFKRSNRSPHNSINFISCHDGFTLYDLVSYNTKHNLNNGENNKDGENYNNSYNWGEEGETKNIEILNLRKRQIKNFFLILMISQGTPMFLMGDECGRTQYGNNNAYCQDNKTTWFDWERLEKFKDIYNFVKNMIKLRKSYSIFNKNTYWECDDCKTSDVVLHGIKLNSPDFSYHSLSIAFELQDIDTNTKFYIALNSYYGDLVFELPPLDKNKSWHVLVDTSKKDIENFSNSTISIKDRFYSVKSRSSVILISKLKLDDF; encoded by the coding sequence ATGTATAGTGTTGATTTTGGATTGCCCATATTAGGAGCTACAGTACTTGAAACAGGTGTTAATTTTGGTATATACTGTAAAAATAAGAAAAATGTTACTTTAAATGTATATAATTTTATGCATAGTATAGAACCAATATTTTCCCTAAAATTAGATGAAAAGTTTAATAAAACTGGAGATATTTGGCATATTTTTCTAAAAGAGGCTAAGGAAGGCCTAATCTATTCATGGAAAATAGATGATTCTCCTGAACTTTTGGACCCATATGCACTCTCTTATACAAACCACAAAGAATGTAAAATGAAAAAATCTATTGTCGTAAAAAGAGCTCCATTTAACGAAAGACATCTTCATATTCCAATGAATGAAACCATAATATATGAAGTTCATATAAAATTTTTTACTCAAAACCCTAATTCTCTTGTTAAATTTCCTGGAATGTACAAAGGTTTTATAGAAAAAATTCCTTATTTGAAAGACCTAGGAGTGACAACTGTAGAATTTTTACCTGTGTATGAATGGGATGAATATACTGGTAGATATAATTCACATAATGAAATTTTAGAAAATATCTGGGGATATAATCCTATCAGTTTTTTTGCTCCTACAAAAAAATTCTCAAGCAATAAAGAGCTATATAATTCTGATGAAATTATCGAATTAAAAGAACTTATAAAAGAGCTACATAAAAATAAAATAGAAGTTATATTAGATGTAGTTTATAATCATACTGCTGAGGGAGGAATTGGTGGTTTTTTATATAATTTTAAAGCCATGAATAAAAATGAGTTTTATATCATGGAAAAAAACAAAGAGAATTATACTAATTACTCCGGTTGTGGTAATACCTTCAATTGTAATAGCGTTATGAGTAAAGATATAATCCTTAACTCTTTAAAATACTGGTATCTTGAAATAGGTGTAGATGGTTTTAGATTCGATTTAGCACCTATACTTGGAAGAGATGTAAATGGACAATGGGGTGGACATTCTATACTTCATGAAATAGCTCAAGATCCTATTCTTTCTCACTCTAAGCTCATTTCTGAAAGCTGGGATCTAGGTGGATATTATGTAGGAGATATGCCTTCTACTTGGAGTGAATGGAATGGAAAATACAGAGATGTTGTCAGAAAATTTATCAAAGGAGATTTTGGACAAATATCTGAACTTGTTAAAAGAATTTTAGGAAGTCCTGATATTTTTAAAAGAAGTAATCGTTCTCCACATAATAGTATTAATTTTATTAGTTGTCATGATGGTTTTACCTTATATGATTTAGTTAGCTATAATACAAAGCACAATCTAAACAATGGTGAAAATAATAAAGATGGTGAAAATTATAATAATTCATATAATTGGGGAGAAGAAGGAGAAACTAAAAATATAGAAATTTTAAATTTAAGAAAAAGACAAATTAAAAACTTTTTTCTTATTCTTATGATCTCTCAAGGAACTCCCATGTTTTTAATGGGAGATGAATGTGGTAGAACACAATATGGAAATAATAATGCCTACTGTCAGGATAACAAAACTACTTGGTTTGATTGGGAAAGACTAGAGAAATTTAAAGATATATATAATTTTGTTAAAAATATGATTAAACTTCGTAAAAGTTACTCTATTTTTAACAAAAATACTTATTGGGAATGTGATGATTGCAAAACTAGCGATGTTGTATTACATGGAATAAAATTAAACTCTCCAGATTTTTCTTATCATTCACTAAGTATAGCTTTTGAACTTCAAGATATAGATACAAATACAAAATTTTATATAGCTTTGAACTCTTATTATGGAGATTTAGTATTTGAACTTCCTCCCCTTGATAAAAACAAAAGTTGGCATGTGTTAGTCGATACATCAAAGAAAGATATAGAAAATTTTTCAAACTCTACTATATCTATAAAAGATAGATTTTATTCTGTTAAGTCAAGAAGTTCTGTAATTTTAATAAGCAAATTAAAATTAGATGATTTTTAG
- a CDS encoding ABC transporter ATP-binding protein, which yields MRLNLFQNKSLNTFLRYSFKYKWAMVAVILMSILTSSMGAVPAWLSKYLIDDVLVKKDPKMMVIVISAIFVSTVIKVVSAYYASISSNYVTETIKRDIKIDVFNHLQKLPISYFRKNKLGDIMARLTGDSSTLGRIGFILFDMLKEFITVVALVFRMFQVDWILALVSLTVMPFIISTVKKYTKKIRKSGRIRQDTSGAVAAFIQESLSGIFVIKAFNNSDMIIDRFKEISMDEFQKSYKSTKIKAKVSPINEVITTFMVVLVAAYGGYQIVITKTMSPGDLISFVTAMGLMSQPLKRLISKNNDVQEAIPSADRVIEILDIPIETDYYGEEIELKGKIQDIKFENVFFAYDDAKSNALKNINLEIKAGDVIAFVGKSGSGKTTMVNLLPRFFETTAGRLLINGQDIKNISLKKYRDLIGIVPQESFLFSGTISENISFGKENVSQEEIIKAAKMANAYEFIMDLPEGFETEVGERGVMLSGGQKQRIAIARALIQNPEILILDEATSALDTESERLVQDALDRLMVNRTTFVIAHRLSTIINADKIVVMENGRIKEVGRHQDLLDKNGIYKHFYDIQFGKEVKQRDEMKI from the coding sequence ATGAGACTAAATTTATTTCAAAATAAATCGTTAAATACATTCTTAAGATACAGTTTTAAATATAAATGGGCAATGGTAGCTGTAATACTCATGTCTATATTGACTTCATCAATGGGAGCTGTACCAGCATGGCTTAGTAAATATCTAATAGATGATGTATTAGTAAAAAAAGATCCTAAGATGATGGTAATTGTAATATCTGCAATTTTTGTATCGACAGTTATAAAAGTAGTATCAGCTTATTATGCTAGTATTTCATCAAATTATGTAACTGAAACTATTAAAAGAGATATAAAAATAGATGTTTTTAATCATTTACAGAAGCTTCCTATTTCTTACTTTAGAAAAAATAAATTAGGAGATATAATGGCAAGATTAACTGGAGATTCTTCTACATTAGGAAGAATAGGATTTATACTTTTTGATATGCTAAAGGAGTTTATAACAGTTGTAGCTTTAGTATTTAGAATGTTCCAAGTAGATTGGATATTAGCTTTAGTATCACTTACAGTTATGCCGTTTATAATTAGTACTGTAAAAAAATATACTAAGAAAATTAGAAAATCTGGAAGAATTAGACAAGATACATCGGGAGCTGTTGCAGCTTTCATTCAAGAAAGCTTATCTGGAATATTTGTAATCAAAGCTTTCAATAACAGTGATATGATTATTGATAGATTTAAAGAGATAAGTATGGATGAGTTTCAAAAATCATATAAGAGTACTAAGATAAAGGCAAAAGTATCTCCAATCAACGAAGTTATAACAACTTTTATGGTTGTTTTGGTAGCTGCTTATGGGGGATATCAAATAGTTATTACTAAAACTATGTCTCCAGGAGATTTAATATCTTTTGTTACAGCTATGGGACTTATGAGTCAGCCATTAAAAAGGTTAATATCTAAAAATAATGATGTACAAGAAGCTATACCGTCAGCTGATAGAGTAATAGAAATATTGGATATACCTATTGAAACAGACTACTATGGAGAAGAGATAGAGTTAAAAGGAAAAATACAAGATATAAAGTTTGAAAATGTATTTTTTGCTTATGATGATGCCAAAAGTAATGCACTAAAAAATATAAATTTAGAGATAAAAGCTGGAGATGTTATAGCTTTTGTAGGTAAGAGTGGAAGCGGAAAAACTACTATGGTAAATTTACTCCCTAGATTTTTTGAAACTACTGCAGGAAGATTACTTATTAATGGACAGGATATAAAAAATATCTCTTTGAAAAAATATAGAGATTTAATAGGGATAGTTCCTCAAGAGAGTTTTCTATTCTCTGGGACAATATCTGAAAATATTTCCTTTGGTAAGGAAAATGTGTCTCAAGAAGAGATAATAAAAGCAGCTAAGATGGCAAATGCCTATGAATTTATAATGGATTTACCTGAAGGATTTGAAACCGAAGTAGGAGAGAGAGGAGTGATGCTATCTGGAGGACAAAAGCAAAGAATAGCAATAGCTAGAGCCCTAATTCAAAATCCTGAGATACTTATACTAGATGAGGCAACATCTGCTCTAGACACTGAATCAGAAAGACTTGTACAGGATGCCTTAGATAGACTTATGGTAAATAGAACGACATTTGTAATAGCTCATAGACTTTCTACTATTATCAATGCTGATAAGATAGTGGTAATGGAAAATGGTAGAATAAAAGAGGTGGGAAGACACCAAGATTTATTAGATAAAAATGGAATTTATAAACATTTTTATGATATACAATTTGGAAAAGAAGTAAAACAAAGAGATGAAATGAAAATATAG